In Tachysurus vachellii isolate PV-2020 chromosome 1, HZAU_Pvac_v1, whole genome shotgun sequence, a genomic segment contains:
- the tdo2b gene encoding tryptophan 2,3-dioxygenase B yields the protein MSGCPFLAKAHHFKTDPEKEEDEDEDSQKGTNKDTSGGIVYGEYLQLDKIINAQKLQSELSGNKIHDEHLFIVTHQSYELWFKQIMWELDSVRELFIHNYVRDERNMLKVVSRIHRITMIFRLLVDQFAVLETMTALDFFDFRQYLSSASGFQSLQFRLLENKIGVSEKLRVPYNRRHYRDKFHGQESEDLIKTEQDPTLLQLVEKWLERTPGLERDGFNFWGKLQTNIDDGFRMEKQKLEKMPNGEKKQDLLEDLTKQMEVFTYLFDFKHHEHLLSKGERRLSYRALQGALMIYFYREEPRFQVPFQLLTYLMEVDTLMTKWRYNHVCMVHRMIGNKAGTGGSSGYHYLRSTVSDRYKVFVDLFNLATYLVPRSWVPKLNPTIYKFPFTAECNDSSYSSSGSCSSEED from the exons atgagCGGATGTCCATTTCTAGCTAAAGCTCATCA TTTTAAAACCGATCCTGAAaaggaagaggatgaggatgaggattcTCAAAAAGGCACCAACAAAGACACCAGTGGGGGAATCGTTTATGGAGAATACCTGCAG CTGGATAAGATTATTAACGCTCAGAAACTGCAGAGCGAACTGAGCGGCAACAAAATCCACGATGAGCATCTGTTCATAGTGACCCACCAAT CTTATGAGTTATGGTTTAAGCAGATCATGTGGGAGCTGGATTCGGTTCGGGAACTGTTCATTCACAATTAC GTTCGTGATGAGAGGAACATGCTGAAGGTGGTGAGCCGCATCCACAGGATCACCATGATCTTCAGGCTGCTTGTGGACCAGTTCGCCGTGCTGGAAACCATGACGGCTTTGGATTTCTTCGATTTCAG gCAATATTTGTCATCAGCTTCAGGTTTCCAAAGCCTTCAGTTTCGTCTTCTTGAGAATAAGATCGGAGTTTCTGAGAAACTGAGAGTTCCCTACAACCGCCGTCACTATAGGGACAAGTTCCACGGGCAGGAAAGTGAGGACTTGATCAAAACAGAGCAGGATCCCACGCTGCTGCAGCTTGTAGAG aaatggcTGGAGAGAACACCTGGCCTTGAAAGGGATGGCTTCAACTTCTGGGGAAAGCTACAAACAAACATCGACGATGGTTTCAGGATGGAGAAGCAGAAGCTTGAA AAAATGCCAAATGGCGAGAAAAAGCAAGACTTGTTGGAGGATCTCACGAAGCAGATGGAAGTGTTCACTTATCTGTTTGACTTCAAACATCACGAACATCTCTTAAGCAAAG GAGAACGCCGTCTGTCCTACAGAGCTCTTCAGGGAGCCCTAATGATCTACTTTTACAG AGAGGAGCCTCGCTTTCAGGTTCCTTTCCAGCTTCTGACCTACCTGATGGAGGTTGATACACTTATGACTAAATGGAGAT ATAACCACGTGTGCATGGTGCACAGAATGATTGGCAATAAAGCGGGCACCGGTGGCTCTTCAGGTTACCATTACCTGCGTTCTACTGTCAG TGACCGTTACAAAGTGTTTGTGGATTTGTTCAACCTGGCGACGTACCTGGTCCCACGAAGCTGGGTTCCCAAACTGAACCCCACCATATACAAGTTTCCTTTCACCGCCGAGTGCAACGACAGCTCATACAGCTCCAGCGGCTCATGCAGCAGTGAGGAAGACTAA